The proteins below are encoded in one region of Paenacidovorax monticola:
- a CDS encoding TonB-dependent siderophore receptor, which translates to MIHRTTPAARTAAAQAVLALLCGTAAHAQTTETTLPSVTISAGTEQESATGPVQGFVAQRALSATKTDTPLIETPQAISVVTRDQMEAQGVQTLRESTRYSAGIVSSYFDSRVDSFKARGGDVTQYLDGLMRTYGTYNNIKVEPYTLERVEFLRGPSSVLYGQGSVGGVLNLASKRPQAERLREVQVQIGSHARKQIAADLTGPLDAEGQWLYRLVAVGRDSDSQVDHVKDDRTVFAPSLTWRPNADTSLTLQAHYQRDKSGSMIGFFPWQATRLPSPYGRIPTHTFISEPGWDAYDTDNTSWGYLFSHRLNADWTLRQNLRRTLSDVDYRTLYTGFTANSATGRPARPVFNPDNRTVTRDAVWQRNGGRMLLIDTQVEGRLRSGTVEHTVLAGLDVQRNHTNQATWRAVAPSIDVYNPVYGNFTPPSASALVRQPDVSQKQLGVYLQDQLRWGAWTATMGLRHDRAQTDTEGRPAAAIDDKAWTKRLGLTYQAGGGWAPYVGYSESFQPLGGVDVYGTPYKPQRGEQWEAGVKWMPEGRGISAFAAVYQLREKNRKTNDPANPLNSLQIGEVKIRGFEAEMTASLARHWDWTVGYAYTDARISRSNAGDQGQRVAGVPKQTASSWLMHRFAATGRGGWTVGAGVRYTGSQWSGTTAIDTPSVLLADAMVAYDAGDWRLALNINNLTDKVNITQCLARGDCFYGERRSVVLTGTYRF; encoded by the coding sequence ATGATCCATCGCACCACCCCGGCCGCGCGCACGGCCGCTGCCCAGGCCGTCCTGGCCCTGCTGTGCGGCACCGCCGCGCACGCGCAGACCACCGAGACCACCCTGCCCTCCGTCACCATCAGCGCAGGCACCGAGCAGGAGAGCGCCACGGGCCCCGTCCAGGGCTTCGTGGCCCAGCGTGCGCTGTCGGCCACCAAGACCGACACGCCGCTCATCGAGACGCCGCAGGCCATCAGCGTGGTCACGCGCGACCAGATGGAGGCCCAGGGCGTGCAGACGCTGCGCGAATCCACGCGCTACAGCGCGGGCATCGTGTCGAGCTACTTCGACAGCCGCGTGGACAGTTTCAAGGCGCGCGGCGGCGACGTGACGCAGTACCTCGACGGGCTCATGCGCACCTACGGCACCTACAACAACATCAAGGTGGAGCCCTACACGCTGGAGCGCGTGGAGTTCCTGCGCGGCCCGTCGTCGGTGCTCTACGGCCAGGGCAGCGTGGGCGGCGTGCTCAACCTCGCGTCCAAGCGCCCGCAGGCCGAGCGCCTGCGCGAGGTGCAGGTGCAGATCGGCAGCCACGCGCGCAAGCAGATCGCGGCCGACCTCACCGGGCCGCTCGACGCCGAGGGCCAGTGGCTCTACCGCCTCGTGGCCGTAGGCCGCGACAGCGATTCGCAGGTGGACCATGTGAAGGACGACCGCACCGTGTTCGCGCCGTCGCTCACCTGGCGGCCCAACGCCGACACGTCGCTCACGCTGCAGGCCCACTACCAGCGGGACAAGAGCGGCTCGATGATCGGCTTCTTCCCCTGGCAGGCCACGCGGCTGCCCAGCCCCTACGGCCGCATTCCCACCCACACCTTCATCAGCGAGCCCGGCTGGGACGCCTACGACACGGACAACACCTCGTGGGGCTACCTCTTCAGCCACCGGCTGAACGCGGACTGGACGCTGCGCCAGAACCTGCGCCGCACCCTCAGCGACGTGGACTACCGCACGCTGTACACGGGCTTCACGGCCAACAGCGCCACGGGCCGGCCCGCGCGCCCCGTGTTCAACCCCGACAACCGCACCGTGACGCGCGACGCCGTGTGGCAGCGCAACGGCGGGCGCATGCTGCTCATCGACACCCAGGTCGAGGGGCGCCTGCGTTCGGGCACGGTGGAGCACACCGTGCTCGCGGGCCTGGACGTGCAGCGCAACCACACGAACCAGGCCACCTGGCGTGCGGTCGCTCCCTCCATCGATGTCTACAACCCGGTCTACGGCAACTTCACGCCGCCCTCGGCCTCGGCGCTGGTGCGCCAGCCCGACGTGAGCCAGAAGCAGCTCGGCGTCTACCTGCAGGACCAGCTGCGCTGGGGCGCGTGGACGGCCACCATGGGCCTGCGCCATGATCGTGCCCAGACCGACACCGAGGGCCGCCCGGCCGCCGCGATCGACGACAAGGCCTGGACCAAGCGCCTGGGCCTGACCTACCAGGCCGGTGGCGGATGGGCACCCTACGTGGGCTATTCCGAATCGTTCCAGCCGCTGGGCGGCGTGGACGTGTACGGCACGCCCTACAAGCCCCAGCGCGGCGAGCAGTGGGAGGCCGGCGTGAAGTGGATGCCCGAGGGCCGCGGCATCTCGGCCTTCGCGGCCGTGTACCAGCTGCGCGAGAAGAACCGCAAGACCAACGACCCCGCGAACCCGCTCAACAGCCTGCAGATCGGCGAGGTGAAGATCCGGGGCTTCGAGGCCGAGATGACCGCGAGCCTCGCGCGCCACTGGGACTGGACCGTGGGCTACGCCTATACCGATGCCCGGATTTCGCGCAGCAACGCGGGCGACCAGGGCCAGCGCGTGGCGGGCGTGCCCAAGCAGACGGCCTCGTCCTGGCTCATGCACCGCTTCGCCGCCACAGGGCGCGGTGGCTGGACGGTGGGCGCGGGCGTGCGCTACACGGGGTCGCAGTGGAGCGGCACCACGGCCATCGACACACCGTCGGTGCTACTGGCCGATGCCATGGTGGCCTACGACGCGGGCGACTGGCGTCTGGCCCTCAACATCAACAACCTGACCGACAAGGTCAACATCACGCAGTGCCTGGCGCGCGGCGACTGCTTCTACGGCGAGCGGCGCAGCGTGGTGCTCACGGGCACCTACCGCTTCTGA
- a CDS encoding PepSY-associated TM helix domain-containing protein: MSWLHTWAGLVLGWLLFAIFLTGTLSFFKTEFNLWMQPELHGLPPAQEGVADRAQDALHRAAPGVTQWIMRLPDERQPWVTVLWRDTGNGRFQTLHMDPRTGEALHPRETMGGEFFYRFHFELRTAKNGRWAIQGRWIVGAATLLMFIALLTGVVTHRRIFKDFFTFRPAKGGQRAWLDAHNVTGVLVLPFYLMITLSGLMILHTLYMPSGIAAVYQGPKGVDSQAYFADLLGDPSGRRGARRGATEEVPALPAVALGALIDRARAEWDGGRIGSLGMRHEGGTVVLEVARHDGDRLQYRPAQLRFNATTGERLSLGDVQSPAVKTYGVLYGLHMARFAGPGMRWALFGFGVLGSLMIATGLVLWIVKRRAQSQRKAASPAPLTRGERLVATLNLAALAGLPLAIGVYLASNRLLPLDIAGRADAELRCFFTAWGLALLVAALRPDRRGWTLLLALAGAVFAALPVLNALTTGAHLGITLPAREWAWAGMDLAFLATAALLAGLAWRLRPGRSAAAKPRAAARTAPAAASSQGA, translated from the coding sequence ATGTCGTGGCTGCACACCTGGGCCGGCCTGGTGCTGGGCTGGCTGCTGTTCGCCATCTTCCTCACCGGCACGCTGTCGTTCTTCAAGACCGAGTTCAACCTCTGGATGCAGCCCGAGCTGCACGGCCTGCCGCCCGCCCAGGAAGGCGTGGCCGACCGTGCGCAGGATGCCCTGCACCGCGCGGCGCCCGGCGTGACCCAGTGGATCATGCGCCTGCCCGACGAACGCCAGCCCTGGGTCACCGTGCTGTGGCGCGACACGGGCAACGGCCGCTTCCAGACCCTGCACATGGACCCGCGCACCGGCGAGGCGCTGCACCCGCGCGAGACCATGGGCGGCGAGTTCTTCTATCGCTTCCACTTCGAGCTGCGCACGGCCAAGAACGGCCGCTGGGCCATCCAGGGCCGCTGGATCGTGGGCGCGGCCACCCTGCTGATGTTCATCGCGCTGCTCACGGGCGTGGTCACGCACCGGCGCATCTTCAAGGACTTCTTCACCTTCCGCCCGGCCAAGGGCGGCCAGCGCGCCTGGCTGGACGCGCACAACGTCACGGGCGTGCTCGTGCTGCCGTTCTATCTGATGATCACCCTGAGCGGGCTGATGATCCTGCACACGCTGTACATGCCGTCCGGCATCGCGGCCGTGTACCAGGGCCCCAAGGGCGTGGATTCGCAGGCCTATTTCGCGGACCTTCTGGGTGACCCCTCGGGCCGTCGCGGCGCGCGGCGCGGGGCCACTGAAGAGGTGCCCGCGCTGCCGGCCGTCGCGCTGGGCGCGTTGATCGACCGCGCGCGCGCCGAATGGGACGGTGGGCGCATCGGCTCGCTCGGCATGCGCCATGAGGGCGGCACGGTGGTGCTCGAAGTGGCACGCCACGACGGCGACCGCCTGCAGTACCGCCCCGCGCAGCTGCGCTTCAACGCCACCACGGGCGAACGCCTGAGCCTGGGCGACGTGCAAAGCCCCGCGGTGAAGACCTACGGCGTGCTCTACGGCCTGCACATGGCGCGCTTCGCCGGCCCCGGCATGCGCTGGGCGCTGTTCGGCTTCGGCGTGCTCGGCAGCCTGATGATCGCCACGGGCCTGGTGCTGTGGATCGTCAAGCGCCGCGCGCAGTCGCAGCGCAAGGCCGCGTCGCCCGCACCGCTCACGCGCGGCGAGCGCCTCGTGGCCACGCTCAACCTCGCGGCCCTGGCGGGCCTGCCGCTGGCCATCGGCGTGTACCTCGCGTCCAACCGCCTGCTGCCGCTGGACATCGCGGGGCGCGCCGACGCCGAGCTGCGCTGCTTCTTCACGGCCTGGGGCCTGGCCCTGCTCGTGGCGGCCCTGCGGCCCGACCGGCGGGGCTGGACGCTGCTGCTCGCGCTCGCGGGCGCCGTCTTCGCCGCGCTGCCCGTGCTCAACGCGCTCACCACGGGCGCGCACCTGGGCATCACGCTGCCCGCACGCGAATGGGCCTGGGCCGGCATGGACCTGGCGTTCCTCGCCACCGCCGCGCTGCTCGCCGGGCTGGCCTGGCGCCTGCGCCCTGGCCGTTCCGCCGCCGCCAAGCCGCGCGCCGCCGCGCGGACCGCCCCCGCCGCGGCATCGAGCCAGGGAGCCTGA
- the bfr gene encoding bacterioferritin, translating into MQGDAQVIAHLQAQLKNELTAINQYFLHYRMLKHWGFDKLAKKEYSESIGEMKHADWIMDRIFVLDGLPNLQDLGKLQVGEDVPEILDCDLRSEQGAQATIKEGIAYCESVRDYVSRDLLQKILDDTEEHIDFLETQIDLIGKVGLPNYLQSQMGEADD; encoded by the coding sequence ATGCAAGGCGACGCGCAAGTCATTGCCCATCTGCAGGCCCAGCTGAAGAACGAACTCACGGCCATCAACCAGTACTTCCTGCACTACCGCATGCTCAAGCACTGGGGCTTCGACAAGCTGGCCAAGAAGGAGTACTCCGAGTCCATTGGCGAGATGAAGCATGCCGACTGGATCATGGACCGCATCTTCGTGCTGGACGGCCTGCCCAACCTGCAGGACCTGGGCAAGCTCCAGGTGGGCGAAGACGTTCCCGAGATCCTGGACTGCGACCTGCGCTCCGAGCAGGGCGCGCAAGCCACCATCAAAGAGGGCATTGCCTACTGCGAGTCGGTGCGCGACTACGTCTCGCGCGACCTGCTGCAGAAGATCCTGGACGACACCGAGGAGCACATCGACTTCCTCGAAACCCAGATCGACCTCATCGGCAAGGTGGGCCTGCCCAACTACCTGCAGTCGCAAATGGGCGAAGCGGACGACTGA
- a CDS encoding DUF3325 domain-containing protein codes for MFELLLCFAGWSGIALGLDRHHEDAWTSEGGARRLRLLRRAGGALLVLSLLLAVGRPGPLTVPLSVTWWSVALSVAALGTTAMATWLPRRLPTLALLAFVAALALWP; via the coding sequence ATGTTCGAACTGCTGCTGTGCTTCGCCGGCTGGTCCGGCATCGCCTTGGGGCTGGACCGCCACCACGAAGACGCCTGGACGAGCGAAGGCGGCGCCCGGCGCCTGCGCCTGCTGCGCCGGGCGGGCGGGGCCCTGCTCGTGCTGTCCCTGCTGCTGGCCGTGGGCCGTCCGGGCCCGCTCACCGTGCCCCTGAGCGTGACCTGGTGGTCCGTGGCGCTGTCGGTCGCGGCCCTGGGCACCACGGCCATGGCGACCTGGCTGCCACGCCGCCTGCCCACGCTGGCGCTGCTGGCGTTCGTGGCCGCGCTGGCGCTGTGGCCCTAG
- a CDS encoding DUF3649 domain-containing protein yields the protein MKTARVDWRYRAAVASRTLAAALGGYALAAASTAALALALSQAQPRVEAVVWATLLSWPVYAAGAGWAFWARSAWSAWAGVGLPAVALGLAAMAPRWLGAWQ from the coding sequence ATGAAGACGGCCCGCGTGGACTGGCGCTACCGTGCCGCCGTGGCCTCGCGCACGCTGGCGGCAGCGCTGGGGGGCTATGCGCTCGCAGCCGCGAGCACCGCGGCGCTGGCGCTGGCCCTATCGCAGGCCCAGCCCCGCGTCGAGGCCGTGGTCTGGGCCACCCTGCTGTCGTGGCCCGTCTATGCGGCGGGCGCGGGCTGGGCCTTCTGGGCGCGCAGCGCCTGGTCCGCCTGGGCTGGCGTCGGCCTGCCCGCCGTGGCCCTGGGCCTGGCCGCCATGGCGCCCCGCTGGCTGGGGGCCTGGCAATGA
- a CDS encoding DUF4198 domain-containing protein — MRSLHIPFALRAAALLALSATAAQAHQVWIESEGSQARVYFGEYADNIRETSPGLLDKFKGVPALEQRAGGKAQALEGQRTREAFTYATAGAADTLFAEAAYPLIERTKANLPPLLWRPAARWVASLAQPVAASAPLDVVPTGKAGELRVVFQGAPLPKAKVTLVAPSGWAREAEAGADGTVQFELPWKGQYVAEVKHSDKTPGEHRGEKYGEVSYLTTLTFVQASGAASPALPAAPKGH, encoded by the coding sequence ATGCGTTCCCTGCACATACCCTTCGCCCTGCGCGCCGCCGCACTGCTGGCCCTGTCCGCCACCGCCGCACAGGCCCACCAGGTCTGGATCGAGAGCGAGGGCAGCCAGGCCCGCGTGTACTTCGGCGAGTACGCCGACAACATCCGCGAGACCTCGCCCGGCCTGCTCGACAAGTTCAAGGGCGTGCCCGCGCTGGAGCAGCGTGCCGGCGGCAAGGCCCAGGCCCTGGAGGGCCAGCGCACGCGCGAGGCCTTCACCTACGCCACGGCGGGCGCGGCCGACACGCTGTTCGCCGAAGCCGCCTACCCGCTCATCGAGCGCACCAAGGCCAACCTGCCGCCGCTGCTGTGGCGCCCCGCCGCACGCTGGGTCGCAAGCCTGGCGCAGCCCGTGGCCGCGAGCGCCCCGCTCGACGTGGTGCCCACGGGCAAGGCCGGCGAACTGCGCGTGGTCTTCCAGGGCGCGCCGCTGCCCAAAGCCAAGGTGACGCTCGTGGCCCCCTCGGGCTGGGCGCGCGAGGCCGAAGCGGGCGCGGACGGCACCGTGCAGTTCGAGCTGCCCTGGAAGGGCCAGTACGTGGCCGAGGTCAAGCACAGCGACAAGACCCCCGGCGAGCACCGCGGCGAGAAATACGGCGAGGTGAGCTACCTCACCACCCTGACCTTCGTGCAGGCCAGCGGCGCCGCGTCGCCCGCACTGCCCGCCGCGCCCAAGGGCCACTGA
- a CDS encoding TonB-dependent siderophore receptor, which yields MRPTPLALAAALLAGLGAAQAQTTATALPEVRVSDGAEGQATEGTGQYIAREVSVGKLVQSPRETPQSVSVITRQRVDDFHMTKLEDAVKQTTGITVTRLDGAGNYNTIQARGFDIGAIQLDGIAFPQGANFATALDTAFYDRIEVLRGPSGLLQGAGEPGGTINLVRKRARSQLGIAANASAGSWGLRRADVDLTGALNASGSLRGRLVLVNDERDSYVDTLRNDRRAGYGTVELDITPATTLSVGHTRQRVRATIDQGLPAYADGRLPDVPRSTFAGLARNLQNLDTTDTFAELEHRLDGGGLVKLAARQMQRDSFYSAARANSALAANGDYQVQTVDFLQDSADRNYDLYLATPVQWLGRTHRVLLGASHSRNRSLGGNYVYGPSTTANLLRPDYARPYPALQLPGYDSETLRTENALYGQAQLSVTERARLLLGGRLSWAEVESRRLSDGKATASAAPGRQFIPSVAALYDLNAQTTAYASYAETMVVQSALTSAGSLLPPRTGSQVELGVKGEFLNKRLQAHAALFRILDSDRAIADPASATASIPGGKVRSQGLELEVSGQAAPGWDLMAGYAYTDTKYLRAPAAQQGQAFSPVTPRHSLNLSTRYALRSPALQGWSVGGGVSYRSAFYAQSGALRIASGGYALFNAQAAYQINDRVSVSLTVENLFDKTYYEKVSGIARQNFYGAPRSVVLALRAHTF from the coding sequence ATGCGACCGACCCCTCTGGCCCTCGCGGCCGCGCTCCTCGCGGGCCTGGGTGCCGCCCAGGCCCAGACCACCGCCACCGCGCTGCCCGAAGTGCGCGTGTCCGACGGAGCCGAGGGCCAGGCCACCGAGGGCACGGGCCAGTACATCGCGCGCGAGGTGAGCGTGGGCAAGCTCGTGCAGTCGCCGCGCGAGACGCCGCAGTCGGTCAGCGTCATCACGCGCCAGCGGGTCGACGACTTCCACATGACCAAGCTGGAGGACGCCGTCAAGCAGACCACGGGCATCACGGTGACGCGGCTGGACGGCGCGGGCAACTACAACACCATCCAGGCGCGCGGCTTCGACATCGGCGCCATCCAGCTGGACGGCATCGCCTTTCCGCAGGGAGCCAACTTCGCCACGGCGCTGGACACCGCCTTCTACGACCGCATCGAGGTGCTGCGCGGCCCCTCGGGCCTGCTGCAGGGCGCGGGCGAGCCCGGCGGCACCATCAACCTCGTACGCAAGCGCGCGCGCAGCCAGCTCGGCATCGCGGCCAACGCGTCCGCGGGCTCCTGGGGACTGCGCCGCGCCGATGTGGACCTCACGGGCGCGCTCAACGCCTCGGGCAGCCTGCGCGGGCGGCTGGTGCTGGTGAACGACGAGCGCGACAGCTACGTGGACACGCTGCGCAACGACAGGCGCGCGGGCTACGGCACGGTGGAGCTGGACATCACGCCCGCCACCACGCTGTCGGTGGGCCACACGCGCCAGCGTGTGCGCGCCACCATCGACCAGGGCCTGCCCGCCTACGCCGACGGGCGCCTGCCCGACGTGCCGCGCTCCACCTTCGCGGGCCTGGCGCGCAACCTGCAGAACCTGGACACCACCGACACCTTCGCCGAGCTGGAGCACCGCCTGGACGGCGGCGGCCTGGTCAAGCTCGCGGCGCGGCAGATGCAGCGCGACTCGTTCTACAGCGCCGCACGCGCCAACTCGGCCCTGGCGGCCAACGGCGACTACCAGGTGCAGACGGTGGACTTCCTGCAGGACAGCGCCGACCGCAACTACGACCTCTACCTCGCCACGCCCGTGCAATGGCTGGGCCGCACGCACCGCGTGCTGCTGGGCGCCAGCCACAGCCGCAACCGCAGCCTGGGCGGCAACTACGTGTATGGCCCCAGCACCACGGCCAACCTCTTGCGCCCCGACTACGCACGGCCCTATCCGGCCCTCCAGCTGCCCGGCTATGACAGCGAAACGCTGCGCACCGAAAACGCGCTCTATGGCCAGGCCCAGCTCAGCGTGACCGAACGCGCCCGGCTGCTGCTCGGCGGGCGCCTGTCCTGGGCCGAGGTCGAGAGCCGCCGCCTGAGCGACGGCAAGGCCACGGCCAGCGCCGCCCCGGGCCGGCAGTTCATCCCCTCGGTGGCCGCGCTGTACGACCTGAACGCCCAGACCACGGCGTACGCAAGCTATGCCGAAACCATGGTGGTGCAGTCGGCCCTGACCTCGGCCGGCAGCCTGCTGCCGCCGCGCACGGGCTCGCAGGTCGAACTTGGCGTGAAGGGCGAGTTCCTGAACAAGCGCCTGCAGGCCCATGCCGCGCTGTTCCGCATCCTTGACAGCGACCGCGCCATCGCCGACCCGGCGTCGGCCACGGCATCCATCCCCGGCGGCAAGGTGCGCAGCCAGGGCCTGGAGCTGGAGGTGAGCGGCCAGGCGGCACCGGGCTGGGACCTGATGGCCGGCTATGCCTACACGGACACGAAATACCTGCGCGCCCCCGCCGCGCAGCAGGGCCAGGCGTTCAGCCCCGTCACGCCGCGCCACAGCCTGAACCTGTCCACGCGCTATGCCCTGCGCAGCCCCGCCCTGCAGGGCTGGAGCGTGGGCGGCGGCGTGTCCTACCGCAGCGCGTTCTACGCGCAGAGCGGCGCGCTGCGCATCGCGTCCGGCGGCTACGCGCTCTTCAACGCCCAGGCGGCCTACCAGATCAACGACCGCGTGTCCGTGAGCCTCACGGTGGAGAACCTGTTCGACAAGACCTACTACGAGAAGGTCTCGGGCATCGCGCGCCAGAACTTCTACGGCGCTCCGCGCAGTGTCGTGCTCGCGCTCAGGGCCCACACCTTCTGA
- a CDS encoding TonB-dependent receptor, translated as MRLPHPTALAPLAAAVAALCAPAFAQTPASGATLGEVTIQESAGEAYSPATASSATKGSAPLRDVPQSVNVVPGQLLRDQGARSLEDVLRNVPGVAMSSGDGQRDQVVIRGFTAIADQFADGVRDDALYFRDLVDIERVEVLKGPAAVLYGRGSSGGLINRVTKKPRWDRTGGEAALTVGSFDLRRATADVNVVMSDTAAFRLNAAVEDSGSYRDQQFVKRHHFAPSLALRLAPETQLLLQYTHARDKRLTDFGIPALNGRPVNVPVGTYYGSSNAARDDTTTSQMQAFTATLNHRFGEDWSLRNITRLYDYTLDRYNTLPGGTTDPQTMTVGRTRSFVLRDEQGVFNQTDLTWRNRLGGLQQEWLMGMELGRQKKRAESVSGGADRVPLLDPSGRPAPALPAASYGADGAIPSHTTQDTVALYWQNQITLAPQWKALVGARYDVFDQDTRFDRKLAALGRTDRKFSPRAGLVWQPSDAVSYYVSYSKSFQPSAEAFALSASNVNSEPEITQNKEIGVKVDLLDGQLNATAALFNLERTNIKNTNPANPGQQINVGTQRTNGLEFTLNGRLPGRWDVSAGYAYLDGRMTRSLTTTTSGQLPTVAVPALGKVPALTPRNSAFLWGMKDLGHGLRLGGGLNYVGARFASLTNLVTLPGYTTLDAALQFTRGDWELDVSLKNLANRKYYVSAHGSVDNLILPGSPRALQVTLRTHF; from the coding sequence ATGCGTTTGCCCCATCCCACGGCCCTGGCCCCGCTGGCCGCCGCCGTCGCAGCCCTGTGCGCCCCCGCCTTCGCGCAGACACCCGCCAGCGGCGCCACCCTTGGCGAAGTCACCATCCAGGAGTCGGCTGGCGAGGCCTATTCGCCCGCCACCGCCAGTAGCGCCACCAAGGGCAGCGCGCCGCTGCGCGACGTGCCGCAGTCCGTGAACGTGGTGCCCGGCCAGCTGCTGCGCGACCAGGGTGCGCGCTCCCTGGAGGACGTGCTGCGCAACGTGCCCGGCGTGGCCATGAGCTCGGGCGACGGCCAGCGCGACCAGGTCGTGATCCGGGGCTTCACGGCCATCGCCGACCAGTTCGCGGACGGCGTGCGCGACGACGCGCTGTACTTCCGCGACCTCGTGGACATCGAGCGCGTGGAGGTACTCAAAGGCCCCGCCGCCGTGCTCTACGGGCGCGGCTCCTCGGGCGGTCTCATCAACCGCGTGACCAAGAAGCCCCGCTGGGACCGCACGGGCGGCGAGGCCGCGCTCACCGTGGGCAGCTTCGACCTGCGCCGCGCCACGGCCGACGTGAACGTGGTCATGAGCGACACGGCCGCCTTCCGGCTCAACGCGGCCGTGGAGGATTCGGGCAGCTACCGCGACCAGCAGTTCGTGAAGCGCCACCACTTCGCGCCCTCGCTCGCGCTCAGGCTCGCGCCCGAGACGCAGTTGCTGCTGCAGTACACCCATGCGCGCGACAAGCGCCTCACCGACTTCGGCATCCCCGCGCTCAACGGCCGCCCCGTCAACGTGCCCGTGGGCACCTACTACGGCTCGTCGAACGCCGCGCGCGACGACACCACCACGAGCCAGATGCAGGCCTTCACGGCCACGCTGAACCACCGCTTCGGCGAGGACTGGTCGCTGCGCAACATCACGCGCCTGTACGACTACACGCTGGACCGCTACAACACCCTGCCCGGCGGCACCACCGACCCCCAAACCATGACCGTGGGCCGCACACGCTCGTTCGTGCTGCGCGACGAGCAGGGCGTGTTCAACCAGACCGACCTGACCTGGCGCAACCGCCTTGGCGGCCTGCAGCAGGAATGGCTCATGGGCATGGAACTGGGCCGCCAGAAGAAGCGCGCCGAATCGGTCTCGGGCGGCGCCGACCGCGTGCCGCTGCTCGACCCCAGCGGCCGCCCCGCCCCCGCCCTTCCCGCCGCGAGCTACGGCGCCGACGGCGCGATCCCCAGCCACACCACGCAGGACACGGTCGCGCTGTACTGGCAGAACCAGATCACGCTCGCGCCGCAGTGGAAGGCCCTGGTGGGCGCGCGCTACGACGTGTTCGACCAGGACACGCGCTTCGACCGCAAGCTCGCCGCGCTCGGCCGCACCGACAGGAAGTTCAGCCCGCGCGCGGGCCTGGTGTGGCAGCCCAGCGATGCGGTGTCGTACTACGTGTCGTACAGCAAGTCGTTCCAGCCCTCGGCCGAGGCCTTCGCGCTCTCGGCCAGCAACGTGAACAGCGAGCCCGAGATCACGCAGAACAAGGAGATCGGCGTGAAGGTGGACCTGCTTGACGGCCAGCTCAACGCCACGGCCGCGCTGTTCAATCTCGAGCGCACGAACATCAAGAACACCAACCCCGCCAACCCGGGCCAGCAGATCAACGTGGGCACGCAGCGCACCAACGGGCTGGAGTTCACGCTCAATGGCCGCCTGCCCGGCCGCTGGGACGTGAGCGCGGGCTACGCCTACCTCGACGGGCGCATGACGCGCTCGCTCACCACCACCACGTCGGGCCAGTTGCCCACCGTGGCCGTGCCCGCGCTGGGCAAGGTGCCGGCCCTCACGCCCCGGAACTCGGCCTTCCTCTGGGGCATGAAGGACCTGGGCCATGGCCTGCGCCTGGGCGGCGGCCTGAACTACGTGGGCGCGCGCTTCGCCTCGCTCACCAACCTGGTCACGCTGCCGGGCTACACCACGCTCGACGCCGCGCTGCAGTTCACGCGCGGGGATTGGGAGCTGGACGTGAGCCTCAAGAACCTCGCCAACCGCAAGTACTACGTGTCGGCCCACGGCAGCGTGGACAACCTGATCCTGCCGGGCTCGCCGCGCGCGCTGCAGGTCACGCTGCGCACGCATTTCTGA